One window from the genome of Blastocatellia bacterium encodes:
- a CDS encoding YwbE family protein — MRNQQNKEITPGLKVNIVLKQDQRTGKTTQGIVKDILTKSAYHPHGIKVRIQTGEVGRVKEIID, encoded by the coding sequence ATGAGAAACCAACAAAATAAAGAAATAACCCCAGGTCTTAAAGTAAATATAGTGCTAAAACAAGACCAACGAACAGGCAAAACTACCCAAGGAATTGTTAAAGATATTTTGACAAAATCTGCTTATCATCCACATGGAATTAAAGTTCGCATTCAAACAGGCGAAGTAGGTAGAGTTAAAGAAATTATTGATTAA
- a CDS encoding tetratricopeptide repeat protein, which yields MDVYSQSTNKQSKQSKNKPSKPPQPKVISATGVVIDNPADKVANNTEEEIDFKLVEALSLLKQGRVQKETGQYQPSIQTFLQAITTKVEISDKVRPELADAYYRLAIAQREEGLLNEAIISFRKVLEHQNNLAEQIALTKQIESEVATTYHRIGLREAKAERYREAISAYKDAFNINQEPQIKIEIADSYHRIGLSDLKSGNYTQAIDSFNKSLEFSPNSAKVFFSLAQAYEQKGDISQAMDYYRQAIQVKNDFAEAHFALGKNYQRLNLATEAVATLTTATKNNEAYPEAYYHLGLNFLTLNKTNEAISAFSKAIQLKPELAEAHYQLGATHTRLGDFTKAVDPLNKAIKIKPNYPEAEFLLGIAYYRLEKFDAAAPLLKKIVSLFPDRLEAYQYLANSYLSLKDYSSAITILEKIRSLSPDDKDNVYKLGNSYFQTSKYEESIAAYETLSDNNNYPDLQYKISQGYLKLNTPEATKKGNNLLSMVLTKAKTSFNEGKKLEKQKNYLAAINSYKQATSIYPDYVDAIYRLSFCYFLAGDNANGKLQYEELLQKAGKKIKRK from the coding sequence ATGGATGTTTACAGTCAATCAACTAATAAACAATCTAAACAATCTAAAAACAAACCCAGCAAGCCACCTCAGCCAAAAGTGATTTCTGCAACAGGTGTTGTAATAGATAACCCTGCGGATAAAGTGGCTAATAACACAGAGGAAGAAATTGATTTTAAGCTTGTAGAGGCTCTTTCACTTCTTAAACAAGGGCGGGTTCAAAAAGAAACTGGTCAGTATCAACCATCAATTCAAACTTTTCTACAAGCAATAACTACAAAAGTAGAAATTAGCGATAAGGTCAGACCTGAACTTGCTGATGCCTATTATAGATTAGCCATTGCACAACGTGAAGAAGGTTTATTAAACGAGGCTATTATTTCTTTTAGAAAAGTTCTAGAACATCAAAATAACTTAGCTGAACAAATTGCACTAACAAAACAGATTGAATCAGAAGTTGCAACAACTTATCATCGCATTGGACTAAGAGAAGCAAAAGCTGAACGTTATAGAGAAGCTATTAGTGCCTACAAAGACGCTTTTAATATTAATCAAGAACCACAAATTAAAATAGAAATTGCTGATAGCTATCATCGTATAGGTTTATCAGACCTCAAATCAGGAAATTATACTCAAGCCATAGATTCTTTTAATAAATCTTTAGAATTTTCTCCTAATTCAGCAAAAGTTTTCTTTAGCCTTGCTCAAGCCTATGAGCAAAAAGGCGATATTTCCCAAGCAATGGATTATTACCGTCAAGCAATACAAGTTAAAAATGATTTTGCAGAAGCACATTTTGCACTAGGCAAAAACTATCAACGCTTAAACCTAGCCACAGAAGCTGTAGCAACTTTGACTACAGCAACTAAAAATAATGAAGCTTATCCAGAAGCTTATTATCATTTAGGACTTAATTTTTTAACCTTAAATAAAACTAATGAAGCAATATCAGCTTTTAGCAAAGCTATCCAACTTAAACCAGAATTAGCAGAAGCACATTATCAATTAGGTGCAACACATACAAGACTAGGAGATTTTACAAAAGCTGTTGACCCTTTAAACAAGGCTATAAAAATCAAACCAAATTACCCTGAAGCAGAGTTTTTATTAGGTATTGCTTATTACAGATTAGAGAAGTTTGATGCCGCTGCTCCTCTTCTAAAAAAAATAGTATCTTTATTTCCTGATCGCCTTGAAGCTTATCAATATTTAGCTAATAGTTATTTAAGCTTAAAAGATTATTCATCAGCAATAACCATACTTGAAAAAATTCGCTCATTAAGTCCAGACGACAAAGACAATGTTTATAAACTAGGTAATAGTTATTTCCAAACTTCAAAATATGAAGAATCTATTGCGGCTTATGAAACTTTATCAGACAATAACAATTATCCTGATCTTCAATATAAAATCAGTCAAGGCTACTTAAAATTAAATACCCCTGAAGCAACTAAAAAAGGAAACAATTTGCTTTCTATGGTGTTAACTAAAGCTAAGACATCATTTAATGAAGGAAAGAAGTTGGAAAAACAAAAAAATTACTTGGCTGCAATCAATAGTTACAAACAAGCTACAAGTATTTATCCTGATTATGTAGATGCAATTTATCGTTTATCGTTTTGTTATTTTTTAGCAGGAGACAATGCTAATGGCAAACTTCAATATGAAGAATTGTTGCAAAAAGCAGGTAAAAAGATCAAAAGAAAGTAA
- a CDS encoding site-2 protease family protein, producing the protein MWFIEIIAYIAALFFLVKGLQYAIVWARLMQRRNQLPYNECVDSSQVPENLNPIWAQTHKALDSLGFQYAYSQKATQTNKVAFYQIYVHPNIPAFASVSSTLLPGWIRSFDVIFTSIFDNGKTMITTDCLDNITLPLPKNFQTNTYYFADLSKQWLVHQQWINQIRQKEDTEAIYCTVEEFLQNQNSFAKEALSYQIENGWAVEVGSEGEWRYSAKGAAKLLAPIFYVSKKLTEISKKISKEQSKNITENKSNVSDSTSFLGESNTQAQLNADILAFEQAIADENNRVKWGWVTKAGLFLVSVVVAALAFGISFSWQTVFILLGVLLIHELGHLAGMVLFGFKDTQVLFLPFLGAVTIGDKEDATPLQKLVIYLLGPVPGVIGGFVAAYIYLITFNELWYEIALISIILNYINLLPILPLDGGRVLEALVYVRFPRAQTVIYIINSLVLFLAWWLLNDKIILFLAISTIISLPVQWQFSIAASRINRLLPKEHDRKIRLQTIFQVLTAPPFIKQTWAERYLLAKKLVSHFSNVMPTVKVMIIGGFIYLLMLGLPIYGLIGWVAVDWWSARNYTSTNTSIEEPIEKLIEKPDWETKLKQLTDPAKRWDVLIEAGDWQLEEDYESDSNATLEKTKQYYLEAFEIAKGFGLKDPRYLESLNRLAGVLPEKEVKDYYLQALNQMEKGFDKNDIQIASLLERLAFLPKKRSDEEIQYLERALEIRNNNLSTTNNDIDSLLYLIVSNSISLADFYIEKKDSDKAEKLLIKTIEFCESNKKLKNRSISVLEKLSDIYLKEGLTSKARLILTEKYNKLASLPDTKQELYFSTLINNIAWICILEKDFETANKLFEKKLALETSRFEINQLGLVPWFLSRLYGTDKQIKVTFLPHLLDICYLKIQEGKLDLAQETFRQIEEILKANKFQNLEQYAKSIDQKAKFSAKFAKEKLLTEGNNEELEIEEELTEKESGLSEELKELKELKELKELKELEELKELEKLEKLDLLDPILVEARQKDWRLHRDLAHKEVFDKLLK; encoded by the coding sequence ATGTGGTTTATTGAAATAATAGCATATATTGCAGCGTTATTTTTCTTAGTCAAAGGTTTACAATATGCAATTGTTTGGGCTAGATTGATGCAGAGAAGAAACCAATTACCTTACAATGAATGTGTTGATAGTTCTCAAGTTCCAGAAAATCTTAATCCTATTTGGGCCCAAACACACAAAGCTTTAGATTCTTTGGGATTTCAATATGCTTACTCACAAAAAGCGACTCAAACAAATAAAGTAGCTTTTTACCAAATATATGTGCATCCAAATATTCCTGCTTTTGCTTCTGTTAGTTCTACTTTACTGCCTGGCTGGATACGCTCTTTTGATGTTATTTTTACTTCAATTTTTGATAATGGAAAGACAATGATTACTACAGATTGTTTAGATAATATTACTTTACCATTACCAAAAAACTTTCAAACTAACACTTATTATTTTGCAGATTTATCAAAACAATGGTTAGTTCATCAACAATGGATTAATCAGATAAGACAAAAAGAGGACACAGAAGCTATTTATTGCACTGTTGAGGAATTTTTACAAAATCAAAATAGCTTTGCAAAAGAAGCTCTTTCTTATCAAATTGAAAATGGTTGGGCCGTAGAAGTAGGCTCAGAAGGGGAATGGCGATATAGTGCTAAAGGGGCAGCAAAACTACTTGCACCTATTTTTTATGTTAGTAAAAAATTAACAGAAATATCTAAAAAAATATCTAAAGAACAGTCTAAAAATATTACAGAAAATAAAAGTAATGTATCAGATAGTACCAGTTTTTTAGGTGAATCAAATACACAAGCCCAATTAAACGCAGATATTCTAGCTTTTGAGCAAGCTATTGCAGATGAAAATAATCGGGTGAAGTGGGGTTGGGTGACTAAGGCAGGATTATTTTTAGTAAGTGTGGTAGTAGCTGCTCTAGCCTTTGGTATAAGTTTTTCATGGCAAACAGTGTTTATATTGCTTGGAGTTTTACTAATACATGAGTTAGGTCATTTAGCAGGAATGGTTTTATTTGGATTTAAGGATACTCAAGTATTGTTTTTACCTTTTTTAGGGGCCGTAACTATTGGAGATAAAGAAGATGCTACACCACTGCAAAAACTAGTTATTTATTTACTTGGGCCTGTTCCTGGGGTAATAGGTGGTTTTGTAGCTGCATATATTTACTTAATTACTTTCAATGAACTTTGGTATGAAATAGCACTAATTTCTATTATTCTTAATTATATTAACTTACTACCTATTTTACCGTTGGATGGTGGGCGAGTCTTAGAAGCCTTGGTTTATGTACGTTTTCCAAGAGCGCAAACAGTAATTTATATAATAAATTCTCTAGTCCTATTTTTAGCTTGGTGGTTACTTAATGATAAAATCATACTATTTTTAGCTATTAGTACTATTATTAGCTTGCCTGTGCAGTGGCAATTTTCTATTGCTGCAAGCCGAATAAATAGGCTTTTGCCAAAAGAGCATGATCGTAAAATTAGATTGCAAACTATTTTTCAAGTCTTGACTGCACCTCCATTTATTAAACAAACCTGGGCAGAACGTTATTTACTAGCAAAAAAGCTAGTTTCACATTTTTCTAATGTAATGCCTACAGTTAAAGTAATGATAATAGGAGGTTTTATCTATTTATTAATGTTAGGTTTACCAATTTATGGATTGATTGGTTGGGTAGCAGTTGATTGGTGGTCAGCACGTAATTACACATCCACAAATACATCTATAGAAGAACCAATAGAAAAACTAATAGAAAAACCTGATTGGGAAACAAAACTAAAACAACTTACTGATCCAGCAAAACGCTGGGATGTTTTAATTGAAGCAGGAGATTGGCAGTTAGAAGAAGATTATGAGTCTGATAGTAATGCAACTTTAGAAAAAACTAAACAATATTATTTAGAAGCTTTTGAAATTGCTAAAGGATTTGGACTAAAAGATCCACGCTATTTAGAAAGCTTAAATAGATTAGCAGGAGTTTTACCAGAGAAAGAGGTAAAAGATTACTATTTACAAGCACTTAACCAAATGGAAAAAGGCTTTGATAAAAATGATATTCAAATAGCTAGTTTGTTAGAAAGACTTGCATTTTTGCCTAAGAAGCGTTCAGATGAAGAAATCCAATACTTAGAACGAGCTTTAGAGATAAGAAATAATAACTTATCAACCACAAACAACGATATAGATTCCTTATTATACTTAATAGTTAGTAATAGTATTTCCTTAGCTGATTTTTATATAGAGAAAAAAGATAGCGACAAGGCAGAAAAACTACTAATAAAAACTATAGAATTTTGTGAATCAAACAAAAAACTTAAAAATCGAAGTATAAGTGTTTTAGAAAAATTATCAGATATTTACCTAAAAGAAGGCTTAACTTCAAAAGCAAGGCTTATATTAACAGAGAAATATAATAAATTAGCTTCGCTTCCAGACACAAAACAAGAACTTTATTTCAGCACATTAATTAACAATATAGCTTGGATTTGTATATTAGAAAAAGATTTTGAAACAGCTAATAAATTATTTGAAAAAAAATTAGCTTTAGAAACAAGTAGGTTTGAAATAAATCAGCTTGGACTAGTACCTTGGTTTTTAAGTAGGCTTTATGGGACTGATAAACAAATCAAAGTTACTTTTCTACCTCATTTGTTAGATATTTGCTATCTAAAAATCCAAGAAGGAAAATTAGATTTAGCACAAGAAACTTTTAGACAAATTGAAGAAATACTTAAAGCTAATAAATTTCAAAACCTAGAACAATATGCTAAATCTATTGATCAAAAAGCTAAGTTTTCTGCTAAATTTGCCAAGGAGAAATTATTAACTGAGGGAAATAATGAAGAACTGGAGATTGAAGAAGAGTTAACAGAAAAAGAGAGTGGATTATCAGAAGAACTAAAAGAACTAAAAGAACTAAAAGAACTAAAAGAACTAAAAGAACTAGAAGAACTAAAAGAACTAGAAAAACTAGAAAAACTAGATTTGTTAGATCCTATTTTGGTTGAAGCTAGGCAAAAAGATTGGCGGCTTCATCGTGATTTAGCTCATAAAGAGGTTTTTGATAAATTACTTAAATAA
- a CDS encoding ribonucleotide-diphosphate reductase subunit beta, protein MDIANSNPLLLIGTKTIDLLESTGSYDVDRYPWAYECWKRQQQIHWMGEEVPLGEDLKDWQSDTISEVERNLLTQIFRFFTQSDVEVGDNYMKRYMRIFQPLEVQMMMAAFSNMETVHIDAYAMLLKTLGMPKTEFEAFRDYAAMRAKVDYMHTFGVNTCADVARTLAMFGAFTEGMALFASFAMLLNFPRQNKMKGMGQIVSWSVRDESLHCEGIIKLFHEWNRQTGVVTKAVADDIIDVAKTMVTLEEQFVDLAFSLGDGQVEKMSAQEVKNYIRYICDWRLTQLKLQPVYGYFARENNEYKQVQPHPLPWLLQILNGVEHANFFEARATEYSKAATQGQWHGDEGAWSAFDQWQKQRSS, encoded by the coding sequence ATGGACATTGCTAATTCTAATCCTCTTTTGCTTATAGGAACAAAAACCATAGATTTACTAGAATCTACAGGAAGTTATGATGTAGATCGTTATCCTTGGGCTTATGAGTGTTGGAAACGGCAACAACAAATTCATTGGATGGGCGAAGAAGTCCCACTAGGTGAAGACTTAAAAGACTGGCAATCTGACACCATTAGCGAAGTAGAACGTAATTTACTTACCCAAATTTTCCGCTTTTTTACCCAATCAGATGTTGAAGTGGGTGATAACTATATGAAACGCTATATGCGTATTTTCCAACCGCTAGAAGTCCAAATGATGATGGCTGCTTTTAGTAATATGGAAACTGTCCATATAGACGCTTATGCAATGCTACTTAAAACTTTAGGAATGCCTAAAACAGAATTTGAAGCTTTTCGTGATTATGCAGCAATGCGAGCTAAGGTAGACTACATGCACACATTTGGAGTAAATACCTGTGCAGATGTAGCACGTACATTAGCTATGTTTGGTGCATTTACTGAAGGAATGGCACTTTTTGCTAGTTTTGCAATGTTACTTAATTTTCCTCGTCAAAATAAAATGAAAGGGATGGGGCAAATTGTTTCCTGGTCTGTTCGGGATGAAAGTCTGCATTGTGAAGGAATAATTAAGCTCTTTCATGAATGGAATAGGCAAACTGGCGTAGTAACTAAAGCTGTAGCAGATGACATTATAGATGTTGCTAAAACAATGGTGACACTTGAAGAACAGTTTGTAGATTTAGCTTTTTCTTTAGGAGATGGACAAGTAGAAAAAATGTCTGCTCAGGAAGTAAAAAACTATATTCGCTATATTTGTGATTGGCGATTAACTCAGCTAAAACTTCAGCCTGTTTATGGATATTTTGCTAGAGAAAATAACGAATATAAGCAAGTCCAGCCTCATCCGTTGCCTTGGCTACTTCAAATATTAAATGGTGTTGAGCATGCTAACTTTTTTGAAGCTCGCGCAACGGAATATTCAAAAGCTGCTACACAAGGTCAATGGCACGGCGATGAAGGAGCTTGGTCAGCTTTTGATCAATGGCAAAAACAACGTTCTTCCTAG
- a CDS encoding helix-turn-helix transcriptional regulator yields the protein MARTTNKQPSLTERERQVLKLLVDGYANEEVGQILGLSRRTVEAHRARIMLKLNIHDLPALVKYSIKSGITTADDHRNDTRLPD from the coding sequence ATGGCTAGAACAACTAATAAACAACCATCACTCACTGAACGGGAACGTCAAGTGCTTAAATTACTTGTGGATGGATATGCTAATGAAGAAGTAGGTCAAATTTTAGGGCTTTCTCGTCGTACAGTTGAAGCTCATCGCGCACGTATTATGCTAAAACTTAATATTCATGACTTACCAGCATTAGTTAAATATTCTATTAAATCTGGCATTACTACGGCTGATGACCATCGTAATGATACTAGATTGCCTGATTAA